The DNA window CTTGTGGATACTTGCTTTACTTCTGaatggtttttaattttaaggagtgggaatgggaaaacTTTCTGTATATGCAACTTATTCTGACCTTCAGTGACCTCACAGGAAGGCCTTTTTTAGCATGAAGTTGCTTTTGGGTAGAAATGTGATTTCACATGTTGAGCTTGAGTTTTCATAACCACACATTGTTGTTGGAAAACTGTGAATTGTTCCTCTTTCACCTCTTATGGGGATAGGAAGGGGGAGTTACCATCCTGCCTTACCATAAGACTGAAACTTTTCAAAGTAGAACTAGATCCCTAGAGACACTGGGTTACTTCAGATAGTTAGAAAATGTGTGTATATTTTAAAGtccttctgttttttcttcactggtcaattaaaataaaaatcacagccCAGCAAACCATGTGACTGGGATGCAAAAGGAGTAAGATTTCAACTTCTGCATTTAGTTCTGAAATTAAATATCTTCTTTTCCATCCTAGTGTACTCTTGACTCAGAAGTGGCTCTGCGAGTGGGAGGTGATTTCTTCTTTGATCCTCAGCCTGGTGACTCCCCAGTAAACCTAGTGCTGATAGCAGGGGGTGTTGGAATTAACCCATTGTTTTCTATACTGCTGCATATAGCAGATCTTCATGGATACCAAGAGGGTAAAGGAAATAGACACAAATTGGGAACAGCAAAGTTGTACTACAGTGCAAAAAATACCAGCGAACTCTTGTTTAAGGTAAATCAaaagttctttttaaaaaaaacaggtCTCAGCTATTCAGCTGCTAGTGTGTACATCAATGTTACCAAATTCTTGAGTCCTTGTGTGTAAGACACTGTACAAACAGAGACAAAAGTCACTTCCTGCCTCAAATcccgtgtgtgttttgttaaCTACTTATGCCAGTGTACAAAGTAAGGCTGTTACTGGACACATCTGCTCCCATTGATTTTGATAAGTCAACTACCCCTGAATTTTACTATATCCCTGCAATTTACTGTGATCTTGTAAGAGCATCATAGTATACTAAaggttatatatatatgtatatacacactaATAGTCTGCATAGTGCTGTAATTCTGTAACCACATAGTCTAAGTAGAGATTGTATTGAATGTAAAGACTAGAAAAGAATAATTCTATCCAAAGGAATACTTTCTAAAATTACAGCAGAATTTTATTGATAATATATTACTTACTAATAAGTACTAGTGTATGAATGAATTTATAGCTGCTTTTAAAACTGCTTGTTTTACTGCAGTACTTCATCAACATTTACTCAGCAATTAACAATCAGATGTCACATTCAGCCATTAAGGTTTATTGACAATATCTTAGGGTCAAATTAGCACAGCTTCTGTAAAGAAGCATCCAAAATGATTTATGGGTTTTTTAAGTATTGAAAGCTTTGACTGTAAGATGAAGAGATGTCATGATTCCAGAAACTGTGTATAGGATCCATCACTAGTTTTATTTCTGTACTTCTATCATGTTTCTAGATATGGATatacttttttctttgaaaagtcatttgtttgtttctatAAGTAGAATAATCTGCTCTTCCTTTTGCCACCTACTGATCTTCCAGTCTGTTCTAAGCATGCACAGGTTTTTCCAGTGCCAGTGCTGACATTCCTGGCATTCACTTAAGCAGTTTTACGACAGCAGAACTTTTGCACTGAAGCGTTTGggacaaaagagaaaacagtgtCATGCACAGTGCTTAAAATATATCCCTCTTTCATTCTTCATATGTCCCTCAGATCCAGAATGTGGCTGTCAAAATTCTTCACTTTTGTGCAGAGGACTGAGGAAACAGAATCCCTAGCAGCCTTTATGCTGTTGTGACAAACATCAGCACAGATGTGTACAAtctccaggaggagctgctgggttaTCACTGATGGTTTGGAGGATGTGGTccctgaaggagcagctgtgtATGGGCTGACAAGGGCACAGGGAGATGCCATGGTGGGGTCTGATCCTCACTGTGCTCTCATGTCACAGGCTGAGGCACTGGAAACATCCTTAGTGCAAATAATGAAAGCAACAGCACTGGGGTACAAAGACAGCGAGTCAGTAGTGGAGGTGCTGGTGGAACactgtacagcagtggcaatATGTGCTGCTCTTCATCCCATGTCTTTTTAGGGATTCAGGAACAGATTTTTTACAAAGTAAACACTCAGAatctttctgggtttttttgttaagcAACCCAGGGCAGACTCAGTGCAGTAACTACTTAACAAGCAAACACTTAATAAAATGAGCAAATTTACCtaggaattatttttacttcagaatattttaaagaatttccAGTGTCTATTCTAGCAGTGAAAATCCTGTATAATGCAGAATCTAGACAGTAGCTAAATCTTAATTTCAGAACTAACTACAGCATCTGACTaacatattctttttttcctgatttgaACTGAAGCCACTGGGGGTTTAGTGGTAACTTACCACAGCTGTGACTTAAGGAACTGAAAATTAGTTTATACTTTCTACTCTGGTAAAAATAACATTAGCATTACGTGGTAGTTGGTTTTACTTGGGAACATAAGACACTAAAGGGTCTAGTGACCTTATCAGATAAACCAGACAAGACTTAAAAACTTCTTAACTAATGGTAAAGACATactgaaggggtttttttaaatggaaaaccCCTGTGGAAGTAGAAGGAGGAAATACTGAGAATTCATAAGGGGAAGAAATTGGGAAATGACCTAAGTGGATCTTGAGTCCAAATCTTACAGATTGTAATCTATGTTAGAAAAGGAGAGAAGCACTAACATAGCTGGCAGGGTATTTGCATTCCAAGTGTGGGAATTCTGTGTATGTGTGCAGGTCAGGCCTGTGGAATCACACCCATCAGGTTCTcactgctgaaatgcaaagtgTTGGCTCTCAGTAATAACCACTGGCATTCTGGGACTGTGTGCATACATCTGCTTTGATTTAATGGCCTGTGGTGTAAGCAAGTGTGTTTaacattacagaaaaatattcttggtTTGATGAAGGCGTTTCCTGGAAAGATCTCGTGTTGTTTCCACGTTACCCAGCAGCGCTCACAGATCTGTAAAGAACTGCAGCCACACATCACAGGTAAATGGCATTGTATAGAGATCCTGTCTGAAGCCCCAGTTTGATTACATCCTACAGGATGAAGCTGTGCATAATCACTCagcatttttacatttaaagCTTCAAAATTAGATGTGAGTTAAACAGTTTCTCTGTACTTATTCCACTTTGCAGAAAACTCTTtgcagtttttttcctctggtaaTCCTAAACTTTACATGGGTATTTCCCACTGCAGACTTTATTCCAGAAACTATTAAGCAAATGCTGTTTACTTTCCTTCCTTAAGGTGGGATTGATGAAGCATGAGCTGACTGCTTATGAGATACTTCACCATGTTTCCATGTCTGCTGTATTTGTGTTAGAGATACCtatttttaatgtgaatttgggattttataTGTCTGTAAGCCATGTTTCTCTTCAGTGACTAATACCCTCTGCATTCCAAGTACAAGCACTGATCTAAatccccagaaaaaaaatggttttggaAGCCTTAAATCTCAATACCTATTATCCTGGAATAGGCCAGGCATTTTTAAGAAATGAGTGCTTGAAATACTTCTAACCTTCAGACACTGTTTTTAAAGTGACTTCAGaattaatatttctgttctcatttcctactttttttctttgtcagaGGGAAGAATATCTGAAAAGGATCTAGAGAAACACGTATCTAATGATACTTCATGGTACATCTGTGGTCCCCCTCCAATGATAGAATCTATATCCAAGCTACTCACTAACATTGGTGTTCCTAGAAACCGTGTTTTCTTTGAGAAATGGTGGTAGTGACACCTGCTGAAGAGAAAATCATAGTATTTTTTCCAGTGCATTTTGATAAAATGTACAGAGATGGACTATGAATTATTTTGAAGATTTTAATGAAGATGTCCTCAATGATTATCTGTAATACACCTGTAatacagtgctgctgctttggggaaaGAAAAGTGATTTTATATTAAACACATTAACTGTTCTGGTTTTTTGATGGTTTGCCTTTTCTTATGGGTAGCAGCATGTTTTCACTTTATATACTTGTCCTGTTAGTCAGCttttaaaagactttttcaGTGCCTGATTCAACACTTGTAGAGAATTAGTTGTGCAGCAATACCAGGTATGTTTGTAAGGATAATTCAGGCCACAACCTCTGAATCTGAGTCAACACACTTCCCCCCCAGTTCTATATAATgtatttactatttttatagAAGTGCTGCTGTGTTGTGACTTCCTTCTCTTGCCACttcttctcaaaagaaaaaacccaccttTTATGTGGTTTATGTAAACAAGTTAGTTGTGTTGAGAAAATATCTTTCTCATAATCCTGTTTAGCCCTGAGATGAAACTGTTGAGTGCAGCATTCAGAGGAATTCCTCCCCTGAACCTGTATCCTGTGCTGAGGTTGTTCTGCCAAGATTGTGCTTGCATGGGTTGTGTCCTCAAAAGCAGCACTGGCCAGCaacagctgagctgggaaatCTCCACAGTCCTGCTGCATGAAGTACAGAGCTGGAGGGGATTCCAGCACATACTGCCTGGAGAAAGGTCTTTGGAGAGGTTGGTCATGCAAGGCATGAGTGTACCTCTAGGTGTACTGGCCGATACCTGAGCCCTTCCTGAATGACCCTTCTTTGTCCAACTTGTAGAAAAACTCATCATAGAAATTAGAAGACCAACAAAGTCTATAATGAGTTTTTAAATTATCTGCATAGACAGTTCAAGTCCTTAAGTAGCAGAGATTTCTCCTGTACACTTGAAGACCTCAATCAGGAACAATATCAAAAATACTAAATTCATATTGACTTAGTAAAAATGTTAAATGGATAAGGCCTTCCTTTGTTAGTGGCTCCTTTCCTTCAGCTACATTTCAGACATAGCAAACTAGGTAATGCAGCACGTTCCTTGCCATCAGtgtctcccagctctgccttaaTAGGGGCTGCAAAGACACTGAACCACCAGCCAATCCCCAGCCTGTTGCACTTGCCTTGGTGGGAAGCACTTGGTTTTTCAAGCATAATGTCCCTGTGGCTGCCTAAGGAGGCCTCAAGCCCAGCTGTAGCTCTCTCCCAAGAAGTCATTTCAGCTGCAGCATACTCCAGTTCCACCCTCTTTTTCTCAGTCTGGTGCACTGTacagcctgggggctgctgactGCCACAAGTAATGATGTGCACCTCATCCTCAGAGTGCAGagaggcagccctgctgggaaagGCCAGGCCTTGCTTTGAgtgcagcacaaagctgctcctgggacTGTGGCAGAAGCTGataaacaaatgaaataatGCCAGTGCTTCCTGGGTATTGAAAGGAACAGGCCATACCTTCTGCTactcagcacacacagaactTAAAGACAGGCTCAATTTTCCATCAGGAGGGGTGGATCTGATTGATGGACCTTTAAAAGTTGCCTTTTGGGGACAGTACTGTGCCGAGGCTTTGCCCCCAAGTTTGTGCCTTCTGCTGCCTACACTTAGGCCTCTGCTTCTGTTCCGTGCAGTGCCACTGCCTGCTGCCATTGCTGCCCCCCTGTGCAGCCACTGCAGGCCCAGAGGGGATGTCTCATTCAATCCCTCCTCCTCAAATGAGAGGAAGATTCCTTCTGAGTACCCCTATTTCAATGAATGCTTCCTTGTTTGTTCACTCTAGAATGTAAATAGGACAGCGTGCTTGTCACAAAAAGTAACACCCAGGGGGTTTTGTGTTCACAGAGATCACAGCTGACATGTCAGAGCTTGATGCTTGAAAGAAGCAGGGCTTTCCTAGGAACGTGCAATCCATTGCTATCAGGAAGTACTGGTGCCCTAAAATAGCCACACACTAGGCTCGTCTGTGTTTTAACAGTGTCATGATAAAAAGATTCTGAGAAGCCtttaaatgttgtttttcttatAACTCTTAAATAATTTCATGAATTATAAACTGGTATACCCTTTTCTTCCCTTAATGCAGAGGCTTTCTGCAGCCCAAATTACATCTCTTTCACAAACCTTCCTCAGACCTGCACCAAAATATCCATTTAACAAAAGGCATTTTGAAACCCTTTGCTTCTGTCATCATGTTCTTTTCCCTCTAACCTCCTTCTGTCATGCCCTGTTACACTCAGCCTGAGTGCTGTGGGGCAAGGACACATCTCTCTAATTGTGTGGGCTCAcccacttggagagcaggatgaaacacacacaaacactgcCCCCAAACATGGACAAGAACAATTATTTCATACCCCCTGCCCCCCCAAATAGTGGTAGCCTCTGGTACTGTGAGCAAGAAGTCCTTTCTTACCTTGCAATAAATTTCTAAGCCAAGAAATTATGAAAGTTCTTGATGTGCACTTCCTCCACAGCCTTTTCCTGTTGACACTTCAGAATCTTTTGGAATTCTCTTTCCAGAGAGTTTCCTGGTCTTTTAGGGAGATGTCAGTTTCACCTTAAAATCTGTTATTGGATCTGACTCTGCTGTAATTGAAGATATAAATAACATCCCAGAAACATTAACCCATATAAACACATGGTCTACAAATAATTCAATAAATGTGACACTGGCCTGCACTGGTGGGAacagagagcagcccctgctgttCAGCTGCTACTGAGTTGGAGAAATATTCTCATCACTTTGGTGAATCTTGTCATTGTAGAAAATGTTTATTCCTCTTACACTTGTGCCATCAGCTAAAGAGCTGATGGAGAAAAAgtagaaggagaaaaaatagactgaattttttttttttttgcaataaagAATGAGGACTGAGAGATGTGTCCATCTCTCCAATATAAAtgtatacatttatatttaaactTGAGAACATGGTGTGTGAGTTACCTGATGTTGCAGCCTTATCAGactttctcttcttcctgtgACATGTATTATACCAGTTTGCCATGAGCTCATCTGGTACAACGAGTATCAAATATTCCTATAGTACTTGCATCAATTAGCTGGAAAAAGAGTGGCTTTTCAGTTATCATTAGATCATTTTAGTTAGTAGGGTGCTTTTGTGAGTAACAGAAAGCACTTAAaatggaaaagccttttttcccccttcagtGTATAGGTAAGGTACTGATTAGAGTCAGCTGCCACATCCAGCACCACAGGCACTTTCCTGAGGATGGAGGCTTTGGCAGGGATCACCTTTTAAAGCCAAGGGCCCATCTTCACTAACAGCCTCAGACACATATGAATTGTGTCTGCAACTACAATTCATAGGCGTGTTCTTCAGTGGCATTTCTCATACTTTTGAGAAACATTCATCAGCAAGAAATTAGTATCTGCTCTTCTTATACTCTTCAGTTCTGGGAGGATGAAATTCCTGCATGAAAGGCTGATCATGCTTCATTTCTGCCCTATAATTGGCTCCCTGAGGCAAATGTAGAATCACAGCAACTACAAGGAAAAAGTAGGGTATGCAAATGCAGagccccttccttcctctgctcaCCTCAGAAATCGAGGCTGACAGAGGAGTCAGATTAGGCAGAAATGGGTATATTGTTTTATACTTAGCTTCATTTCCATACATATATTAAAGCTACTTTGGGCTATTTCATATATACTGTTTTCAAGTGCACAGATCCAATAATCAAAGACATAATGCAAGCTGAAGTACCAGTCCCATGGTTTGTGCACTTCACCCCTCCTAACATAACTTTTCATTATGATGCTTCGAGAGTTTGGACACCCTGCCCATCATAGTTGTactcctctgcccctgctccccactgTTTGTTacaatttaaaaatccttttccatCTTTCATTTAATTCATCCACCCTTTGACATTCCTCATTTGCCTCATCCAGAGATGTGATGCCTCCAGGGACACCATCTGCCTCACCACCAccgccctgggcagcccattccaatgcctgaGCTGGATTTTCTCCTTTGAACTTCTCCAGCCTAGCAGCTGGTGGCTTGTTCAGATGACCACTTGCTGACCGCTGTCTTTCACTTCCCCGGCCACTTTGGTGGTCCTGCTTTTTCAGGC is part of the Ammospiza nelsoni isolate bAmmNel1 chromosome 1, bAmmNel1.pri, whole genome shotgun sequence genome and encodes:
- the OXNAD1 gene encoding oxidoreductase NAD-binding domain-containing protein 1 isoform X1, encoding MMARATIYVGCTVPQLLRGAQSRIFPSHSPLGVLRHSAFCYCTGNGTIKSKRKMDHLERTANNFRQEVITQAKVCGITNESETVKRLRLAIANKDFTFKAGQWVDFFIPGVSVVGGFSICSSPGLLEREGILELAVKHTAHPPAHWIHTECTLDSEVALRVGGDFFFDPQPGDSPVNLVLIAGGVGINPLFSILLHIADLHGYQEGKGNRHKLGTAKLYYSAKNTSELLFKKNILGLMKAFPGKISCCFHVTQQRSQICKELQPHITEGRISEKDLEKHVSNDTSWYICGPPPMIESISKLLTNIGVPRNRVFFEKWW